The following proteins come from a genomic window of Synechococcus sp. NB0720_010:
- the clpS gene encoding ATP-dependent Clp protease adapter ClpS, with translation MQPIRSISSSPGGQAVMERQRVRAPYPTGRVIVLDDDHNTFQHVVEVLVKHIPAMVSDRAWELAHQIDSQGSAVVWSGPLEQAELYHQLLAGEGLTMAPVERG, from the coding sequence ATGCAACCCATCCGCTCCATCAGTTCCTCCCCAGGCGGACAGGCCGTCATGGAGCGGCAGCGGGTCAGGGCTCCTTATCCCACGGGTCGGGTGATCGTTCTCGACGATGACCACAACACGTTCCAACACGTGGTTGAGGTGCTGGTGAAACACATCCCAGCCATGGTCAGCGATCGCGCCTGGGAGCTGGCCCATCAGATTGACTCGCAGGGCTCAGCGGTGGTTTGGAGCGGTCCGCTCGAGCAGGCTGAGCTCTACCACCAACTCTTGGCCGGAGAGGGCCTAACCATGGCACCCGTGGAGCGGGGCTAA
- the cofH gene encoding 7,8-didemethyl-8-hydroxy-5-deazariboflavin synthase subunit CofH, with protein MTAPDRSASLHPEPWTLQSQQQLQDALAQNPASPASIAAAEALLSCGDSVSLQQQADALRQELVGETVTYVVNRNLNFTNHCVQHCSFCAFRRDAGAPGAYWHDLELLRSKAAEAAALGATELCIQGGLNPAARTNGSALRYYVDLLEALRDAAPGLHLHAFSPQELLFIAEQDGSALQAVLEQLRSAGLASIPGTAAEVLSDGVRAQLCPEKISARQWCAVILQCHRLGLASTATLMAGHIENARDRALHLLTLVALQQEALRAGQAGFSEFVLLPFIGAQAPAALRHRVGRDQPDRLEMLLLTAKARLLLGPWFRNHQPSWVKLTLAGATEALRWGCNDLGGTLMEESITSMAGAQGGTCQSVQALRSSALTLGRPVRERTTLYGAVS; from the coding sequence GTGACAGCTCCAGATCGTTCCGCTTCTCTTCATCCAGAACCCTGGACTCTGCAGTCGCAGCAGCAGCTCCAGGACGCACTGGCGCAAAACCCTGCCAGCCCTGCTTCGATTGCTGCTGCCGAGGCACTACTGAGCTGTGGCGACTCCGTCAGCCTTCAGCAGCAGGCCGATGCCCTGCGGCAAGAGCTGGTTGGAGAGACGGTCACCTACGTGGTGAACCGGAATCTCAACTTCACCAACCACTGCGTTCAACACTGCAGCTTTTGCGCCTTTCGCCGTGATGCCGGCGCTCCAGGCGCCTACTGGCATGACCTGGAGCTGCTTCGCAGCAAGGCCGCTGAGGCCGCAGCCCTTGGAGCGACAGAGCTCTGCATCCAGGGGGGATTGAATCCAGCGGCCCGCACCAACGGTTCGGCACTCCGCTACTACGTCGATTTACTGGAGGCTCTGCGGGATGCGGCCCCTGGACTGCACCTGCATGCCTTCTCCCCACAGGAGCTGCTGTTCATTGCTGAGCAGGACGGGAGCGCTTTGCAGGCTGTGCTCGAGCAACTGCGATCAGCCGGCCTGGCTTCGATCCCCGGTACCGCTGCTGAGGTCTTGAGCGATGGGGTTCGCGCCCAGCTTTGTCCAGAGAAGATCAGCGCTCGGCAGTGGTGCGCGGTGATCCTTCAGTGCCATCGCCTTGGCCTCGCCAGCACGGCCACGCTGATGGCCGGTCACATTGAAAATGCCCGCGATCGTGCCCTTCATCTCTTGACCCTGGTGGCCCTGCAGCAGGAGGCGCTTCGGGCCGGACAGGCTGGCTTTTCTGAGTTCGTTCTGCTTCCGTTCATTGGAGCTCAAGCTCCGGCAGCCTTGCGTCATCGCGTGGGACGAGATCAACCCGATCGCCTGGAGATGTTGCTTCTCACCGCAAAGGCGCGCCTGCTGCTCGGGCCATGGTTCCGAAACCATCAGCCCAGCTGGGTGAAGCTCACCCTCGCTGGTGCCACGGAGGCCCTGCGCTGGGGCTGCAATGACCTCGGTGGCACGCTGATGGAGGAGAGCATCACAAGCATGGCGGGCGCCCAGGGGGGCACCTGCCAATCGGTTCAGGCTCTTCGCTCGTCGGCGCTGACATTGGGCCGGCCCGTGCGGGAGCGCACGACTCTCTATGGAGCGGTCAGCTGA
- a CDS encoding DUF2103 domain-containing protein: MGRLVITHSTYLEGLIPCLKRLVREPEIDTITPAVISRVKGRAPELRLKVSIPIRGGWKVVARRGSSAQEVFVVTGLSAMELEQRIQSALAR; this comes from the coding sequence ATGGGACGGCTGGTCATCACCCACAGCACCTACCTCGAGGGCCTGATTCCCTGCCTGAAACGGCTGGTCCGGGAGCCCGAGATCGACACGATCACCCCCGCGGTCATTTCAAGGGTCAAGGGCCGGGCGCCAGAACTGCGCCTGAAGGTCTCCATTCCCATTCGCGGTGGCTGGAAGGTAGTTGCACGGCGCGGAAGCAGCGCCCAGGAAGTGTTTGTGGTGACGGGGCTGAGCGCCATGGAACTGGAGCAGCGAATCCAGAGCGCGCTGGCGCGCTGA
- the petN gene encoding cytochrome b6-f complex subunit PetN translates to MLITVGWAALAAVFTFSIAMVVWGRNGDGTLNF, encoded by the coding sequence ATGCTGATCACTGTGGGTTGGGCCGCTCTTGCCGCCGTCTTCACCTTCTCGATCGCCATGGTCGTCTGGGGTCGCAACGGCGACGGCACCCTGAATTTCTGA
- the psb29 gene encoding photosystem II biogenesis protein Psp29, with translation MGASLTVADSKRAFHQAFPYVIAPLYRRLVDELLVELHLLSHQKGFQADGLFAVGLTQVFDSFSNGYKPEAQREPLFQALCSANGFDGGAFRQMASDAATQVGHHSLDEVKGWLSNRGEGAPAPIAGLLHGVQREDFHYSRLVAVGLLSLLQRAQGAEAMDPQALRSAAHEIGEAMGLIKARVDKDLSLYAGNIEKMTQAVELMEETLAAERRRRERAAAEHEANH, from the coding sequence GTGGGTGCGAGCCTGACCGTTGCCGATAGCAAGCGGGCCTTTCACCAGGCGTTCCCCTACGTCATCGCGCCGCTCTATCGCCGCCTGGTGGACGAACTCCTGGTGGAACTGCACCTGCTGAGCCATCAGAAGGGGTTCCAAGCCGATGGCCTCTTTGCCGTTGGTCTGACCCAAGTGTTTGACAGCTTCTCCAACGGTTACAAGCCCGAGGCGCAGCGGGAGCCCCTGTTCCAGGCCCTCTGCAGCGCCAACGGCTTCGATGGGGGGGCCTTCCGTCAAATGGCATCCGACGCCGCTACCCAGGTGGGCCACCACAGCCTCGATGAGGTCAAGGGCTGGTTGAGCAACCGCGGCGAAGGCGCACCTGCGCCAATCGCCGGACTGCTGCACGGCGTGCAGCGCGAAGACTTCCACTACTCCCGACTGGTCGCCGTCGGACTCCTGAGCCTGCTTCAACGGGCCCAGGGCGCCGAAGCGATGGATCCTCAGGCCCTACGCAGCGCTGCCCACGAGATCGGTGAGGCCATGGGCCTGATCAAAGCCCGCGTCGACAAGGACCTCAGCCTCTATGCCGGGAACATCGAGAAGATGACCCAAGCGGTGGAACTGATGGAAGAGACCCTGGCCGCCGAGCGCCGTCGCCGCGAGCGTGCCGCAGCCGAGCACGAGGCCAATCACTAA
- the clpP gene encoding ATP-dependent Clp endopeptidase proteolytic subunit ClpP has product MIPIVIEESGRGERAFDIYSRLLRERIVFLGEPVTSESANRIVAQLLFLEAEDPEKDIFLYINSPGGSVYDGLGIFDTMQHIKPDVQTVCVGLAASMGAFLLCAGAKGKRSSLTHSRIMIHQPLGGAQGQASDIRIQADEILYLKKKLNQELSDRTGQPLNRIEDDTDRDFFMSPAEAVEYGLIDKVIDKRPVRPV; this is encoded by the coding sequence ATGATCCCGATCGTGATCGAAGAGTCGGGCCGTGGTGAGCGCGCTTTTGATATCTACTCCCGCCTTTTGCGGGAGCGCATCGTCTTCCTGGGCGAACCGGTGACCTCAGAGTCCGCCAATCGGATCGTTGCCCAACTGCTCTTCTTGGAAGCCGAGGATCCCGAGAAGGACATCTTCCTCTACATCAATTCCCCGGGCGGCTCCGTCTACGACGGCCTGGGCATCTTCGACACGATGCAGCACATCAAGCCTGATGTGCAGACCGTCTGCGTTGGTCTGGCTGCCTCGATGGGCGCCTTCCTGCTCTGCGCCGGTGCCAAGGGCAAGCGCAGCAGCCTGACCCACTCGCGGATCATGATCCACCAGCCCCTGGGCGGGGCCCAGGGCCAGGCCAGCGACATTCGCATTCAGGCCGACGAAATCCTGTATCTCAAGAAGAAGCTCAACCAGGAGCTCTCCGATCGCACCGGTCAGCCCCTGAACCGCATCGAGGACGACACCGATCGCGACTTCTTCATGTCTCCCGCCGAAGCAGTCGAGTACGGCCTGATCGACAAGGTGATCGACAAGCGCCCCGTGCGCCCTGTCTGA
- a CDS encoding DUF1651 domain-containing protein: MSGHGWLQDPATLATKRFHRDEKSWAQDPMVFVDSGRPFPAQPPLLQSRDHLHRDQAVELWRALLSRGWTPVAPQWGQDVEV; the protein is encoded by the coding sequence ATGTCAGGACACGGTTGGCTCCAGGATCCCGCCACGCTCGCGACCAAGCGCTTCCATCGCGACGAAAAAAGTTGGGCGCAAGACCCGATGGTCTTCGTCGATTCAGGGCGACCTTTTCCAGCACAACCTCCTCTGCTCCAGTCCCGTGACCACCTCCATCGAGACCAGGCAGTTGAGCTTTGGCGGGCTCTTCTGAGCCGTGGCTGGACCCCGGTGGCGCCCCAGTGGGGTCAGGACGTCGAGGTCTAG
- a CDS encoding DUF2256 domain-containing protein translates to MARGRGQRSGAVGGRGRPPSERPSKICPVCQRPFQWRKKWASVWEQVIYCSDRCRLDSKKPAG, encoded by the coding sequence ATGGCCCGCGGGCGCGGTCAACGCAGCGGAGCGGTGGGCGGCCGGGGGCGCCCACCAAGTGAACGTCCCAGCAAAATCTGCCCTGTCTGCCAGCGCCCTTTCCAATGGCGCAAAAAATGGGCATCGGTTTGGGAGCAGGTGATTTATTGCTCCGACCGCTGCCGTCTAGACAGCAAAAAGCCCGCGGGTTGA